One stretch of Siphonobacter curvatus DNA includes these proteins:
- a CDS encoding TonB-dependent receptor: protein MYRFLLFITLCSFSSWAGTIRGKVTELASGEPVTGAVVRLGNTSFHNVSGLDGSYTLKNIPSGTYQLTISFITYQTITKEIRISENETLTLDVILTPSEKQNLQEVIVRTGREGASDQTARHLERSADQVMNIVSGRAIQLSPDLTVANVIQRVSGVSVERNSNGDGQYAIVRGMDKRYNYTLVNGVKIPSPDNRYRYVPLDLFPSDLLDRLEVYKALTPSIEGDAIGGAVNLVMKDAPSQRVLTANVSTGYSELFMDRPFLSYDWKSVKLKSPYELKGNPYNATAADFSKVTSTYTKQSPPPNLLGGFSWGDRFLNQKLGIIIAGSYQNTYRGSNSLFFDSETVDTQRGVTLTKLNERQYSEQQQRYGLHTKVDYRLNDQNKVSLYTALIHLTNSQIRDVKSTQLTIGGYDPEAGNATLGYSTRSRVTRQQIFTNTLQGKHPLGDSFDIDWSAVYSTAQNQQPDQTQIPLLGERKNFTERRTTVQDAYRRWEHNSDTDLAGYLNLTYRSRFGNTPVEWKAGGLYRRKDRSNFYNNYQLRPSNLRGVYGEDFTSYDQISWTIQNPRGSVGSALTYDASENTSSGYVQAKVTPLNWEILGGVRVEHTNQGYELKNQIGEDRPTENQVYTDVLPSLHVKYKSNAQTNWRASYFRSLNRPGYFEIVPYNVVLEEYQERGNPDLKRAIADNIDVRYEHFPNATDQFMVGLFYKYIQNPIEYTLQRDPVRGQSIIYTPGNFGNAHNTGLELDYIRYFRQFGIKANYTYTLSRITSAKFMRIRNENGDLEPRYVNQTRPLYGQSAHIANLTVLYKNRGWDAQLAGSYTGERINTVSQFLDNDLWQKGFLQMDASLEKAIGSKLVLFAKANNLLNTPLEVYIKNAEAVNQGLPHQTEAGKTLIRRDYYQRSYLLGLRFKL, encoded by the coding sequence ATGTATCGTTTTCTACTTTTTATTACGCTTTGTTCGTTTTCTTCCTGGGCAGGAACGATTCGGGGGAAAGTCACGGAACTAGCTTCCGGCGAACCCGTAACCGGAGCCGTTGTTCGCTTAGGAAATACTTCTTTTCATAACGTATCGGGCCTGGATGGAAGTTATACGCTTAAAAACATTCCATCCGGAACGTATCAGCTCACCATCAGTTTTATCACCTACCAAACCATTACCAAAGAAATCCGCATTTCCGAAAACGAAACGCTCACTCTTGATGTCATTTTAACGCCTTCGGAAAAACAGAATTTACAGGAAGTAATCGTTCGAACGGGACGCGAAGGAGCGAGCGATCAAACAGCCCGTCATCTCGAACGTTCCGCGGATCAGGTGATGAATATCGTCTCCGGGCGAGCTATTCAACTCTCCCCCGATCTCACCGTTGCGAACGTCATCCAGCGGGTTTCGGGCGTATCGGTGGAGCGGAACAGCAATGGCGACGGGCAATACGCCATCGTTCGGGGCATGGACAAGCGGTATAACTATACGCTGGTGAATGGCGTGAAAATTCCGAGTCCGGATAACCGCTACCGTTACGTACCCCTGGATCTTTTTCCTTCGGATCTACTCGACCGTCTGGAAGTCTACAAAGCACTCACGCCGAGTATAGAAGGCGATGCCATCGGCGGGGCCGTGAATCTGGTCATGAAAGATGCTCCCAGTCAGCGGGTGCTGACGGCCAATGTTTCGACGGGTTACAGCGAGTTATTCATGGATCGACCTTTCCTGAGCTACGACTGGAAATCGGTGAAGCTGAAATCGCCTTATGAGCTAAAAGGCAATCCGTACAACGCTACTGCCGCAGACTTTTCAAAAGTGACCTCGACGTATACCAAGCAGTCACCGCCGCCGAACTTGCTCGGCGGGTTCTCCTGGGGTGATCGGTTTCTGAATCAAAAGCTGGGTATCATCATCGCCGGAAGTTATCAGAATACGTACCGGGGTAGTAACAGTTTGTTCTTTGATTCCGAAACGGTGGATACGCAACGCGGCGTGACGCTCACCAAGTTGAACGAACGGCAGTATTCCGAACAACAGCAGCGGTACGGTTTGCATACCAAGGTAGACTATCGTCTGAATGATCAGAATAAGGTTTCGCTTTATACGGCCCTGATTCATTTAACCAACAGTCAGATTCGGGACGTAAAATCCACGCAACTCACCATTGGCGGTTACGATCCGGAAGCGGGTAATGCGACGCTTGGCTATTCGACCCGAAGCCGGGTTACGCGTCAACAGATTTTCACGAATACCCTACAGGGAAAACATCCGTTGGGTGACTCATTCGACATCGACTGGTCCGCGGTATATTCCACTGCCCAAAATCAACAGCCTGATCAAACCCAGATTCCTTTACTGGGTGAACGGAAAAATTTTACGGAAAGACGCACGACCGTGCAGGATGCCTACCGCCGCTGGGAACATAACTCGGATACGGATCTGGCAGGATATCTTAATCTTACGTATCGCTCCCGTTTCGGAAATACGCCCGTCGAGTGGAAAGCGGGCGGTTTATACCGCAGGAAAGACCGTAGTAATTTTTACAACAACTACCAGCTTCGTCCCAGCAACTTGCGGGGCGTGTACGGAGAAGATTTCACATCTTACGACCAAATCAGCTGGACCATTCAGAACCCCCGCGGTTCCGTAGGCAGTGCCCTGACGTATGATGCTTCCGAAAATACCTCTTCCGGTTATGTACAGGCTAAAGTAACACCCCTGAACTGGGAAATTCTGGGCGGAGTACGGGTGGAACATACCAATCAGGGCTACGAGCTGAAAAACCAGATCGGCGAAGATCGTCCGACGGAAAATCAGGTGTACACGGACGTACTTCCCAGTCTGCATGTGAAGTATAAGTCGAACGCACAAACGAACTGGCGGGCTTCATACTTCCGCTCCCTCAATCGTCCGGGCTATTTCGAAATTGTTCCCTATAACGTGGTTCTGGAAGAATATCAGGAACGTGGAAATCCGGATTTGAAACGGGCCATTGCCGACAACATCGACGTGCGGTACGAGCATTTCCCGAATGCAACGGATCAGTTCATGGTAGGCCTGTTTTACAAGTACATCCAAAACCCCATTGAATACACCCTTCAACGGGATCCGGTTCGTGGCCAGTCGATCATTTATACGCCGGGTAACTTTGGCAATGCTCATAATACCGGGCTTGAACTCGATTACATCCGGTATTTCCGCCAGTTTGGTATTAAGGCGAACTATACCTATACGCTTTCCCGGATTACCTCAGCCAAATTCATGCGTATTCGCAATGAAAACGGTGATTTAGAACCTCGGTACGTCAATCAGACGCGTCCGCTCTACGGCCAGTCGGCACACATTGCTAACCTGACCGTCCTGTACAAAAATCGCGGCTGGGATGCTCAGCTGGCGGGAAGCTACACCGGGGAGCGAATCAATACCGTTTCGCAATTTCTGGATAATGATCTCTGGCAAAAGGGCTTTCTACAAATGGATGCTTCGCTCGAAAAAGCCATCGGATCGAAACTGGTCCTGTTCGCCAAGGCCAATAACCTGCTCAACACGCCGCTGGAAGTGTACATCAAAAACGCCGAAGCGGTCAATCAGGGCCTGCCGCATCAAACCGAAGCGGGTAAAACCCTCATCCGGCGGGACTACTACCAACGCAGCTATTTACTCGGATTACGCTTCAAACTCTAG
- a CDS encoding aldose 1-epimerase family protein, translating into MTFFLENESVKVSVRQKGAELVSIYNKSTHLEYLWSGDPAYWAKHSPILFPIVGALKDNQYLYDGKSYTLSRHGFARDMDFELEVESEHSLTFLLKSNADTQAVYPFEFRLRIKYTLLENELSVQYQVSNHDSKEMLFSVGGHPAFRVPLTPETQYTDYYLEFNETEDFNRWPLAEGGLIDREPTPVAENTNRIALSHELFAQDALVFKHLKSTSVILKSDHTPYQLSFDFGEFPYLGIWAAPQAPFVCIEPWCGIADSVDHDQQLATKEGINRLAAGEECKRTWSVTVS; encoded by the coding sequence ATGACTTTTTTCCTGGAAAATGAATCAGTGAAAGTATCCGTTCGGCAGAAAGGGGCCGAGCTGGTAAGTATATACAATAAGTCTACGCATCTGGAATATCTATGGAGCGGCGATCCGGCCTACTGGGCCAAGCACTCACCCATCCTGTTCCCGATTGTAGGAGCGTTGAAAGACAATCAGTATCTCTATGACGGAAAGTCGTATACGCTGAGTCGGCACGGATTTGCCCGGGACATGGATTTTGAACTGGAAGTAGAAAGCGAACATTCGCTGACTTTTCTGCTGAAAAGCAACGCTGATACGCAGGCCGTTTACCCCTTTGAGTTTCGTTTACGAATCAAGTATACGTTGCTGGAGAATGAACTCAGTGTACAGTATCAGGTGAGTAATCACGACTCAAAAGAAATGCTGTTCTCGGTAGGGGGACACCCGGCTTTTCGCGTACCGCTCACGCCCGAAACACAGTATACCGACTATTATCTGGAATTCAACGAAACGGAAGATTTCAACCGCTGGCCGCTCGCTGAGGGTGGACTGATTGACCGGGAACCTACGCCAGTAGCCGAGAACACCAATCGGATTGCCTTATCGCACGAACTGTTTGCTCAGGATGCTTTGGTTTTCAAACATCTGAAATCGACGTCGGTAATCTTGAAGTCCGATCATACGCCGTATCAGTTGTCGTTTGATTTTGGCGAGTTCCCGTACCTGGGTATCTGGGCGGCTCCGCAGGCTCCCTTTGTCTGTATCGAACCCTGGTGCGGTATTGCCGACAGCGTCGATCACGATCAGCAACTGGCCACGAAGGAAGGGATTAACCGACTGGCGGCCGGGGAAGAATGTAAACGAACCTGGAGTGTAACCGTTTCCTAA
- a CDS encoding phytase, whose protein sequence is MLLKTSSLLVMSLALLASCQRPKTSRQAVKPLYVTEKVAHDSDDPAVWINPQDPAKSLIIGTDKDADGGLYVFNLQGKIQQKISGLQRPNNVDIEYGLMLNGKATDIAVTTERMTHKLRIFSLPEMKPLDNGGIPVFEGETQPDYRDLMGISMYKNKQGVIYAIVGRKTGPTTGGYLWQYRLDDDGTGHIKATLVRKFGTYSGLKEIESIAVDDKLGYVYYSDEGKGVRQYYADPEKGNEELALFATENFKQDHEGISIYELTDSTGYILVSDQGANRFQIFSREGTPERPFEHKLLKTVDVRAMESDGSETVSVPLNQDFKHGLFVVMSTDRTFHLYRWEDIAGPELKLRP, encoded by the coding sequence ATGCTTTTGAAAACGAGTAGTCTACTAGTAATGAGTCTGGCCTTGCTGGCGAGCTGTCAGCGGCCCAAAACTTCCCGTCAAGCGGTTAAGCCCTTGTACGTAACGGAAAAAGTAGCCCACGATTCCGATGATCCGGCGGTATGGATCAACCCGCAGGACCCGGCGAAAAGTCTGATCATTGGTACAGACAAAGACGCCGATGGCGGTCTGTACGTGTTCAATCTTCAGGGGAAAATTCAGCAGAAAATCAGCGGTCTGCAACGCCCCAATAATGTTGACATTGAGTATGGATTGATGCTGAACGGAAAGGCTACGGATATTGCCGTCACCACCGAACGCATGACGCACAAGCTGCGGATTTTTTCTTTACCGGAAATGAAGCCCTTAGATAACGGCGGCATTCCCGTTTTTGAAGGCGAAACGCAACCCGACTACCGCGATTTGATGGGTATTTCGATGTACAAAAACAAGCAGGGGGTGATCTACGCCATTGTGGGCCGAAAAACGGGTCCGACGACGGGCGGTTACCTCTGGCAGTATCGCCTCGACGACGACGGAACGGGGCACATCAAAGCCACCCTGGTCCGGAAATTCGGAACGTACAGTGGACTGAAGGAAATTGAATCCATCGCCGTGGACGATAAGCTGGGTTACGTGTACTATTCCGACGAAGGCAAGGGCGTTCGCCAGTACTACGCCGATCCGGAAAAAGGGAACGAAGAACTAGCCTTGTTCGCCACCGAGAACTTCAAACAGGATCACGAAGGTATTTCGATTTACGAGTTAACGGACAGTACGGGCTACATTCTCGTGTCCGATCAGGGAGCCAACCGTTTTCAGATTTTCAGCCGGGAAGGAACGCCGGAACGCCCTTTTGAGCACAAACTCCTGAAAACCGTTGACGTGCGGGCGATGGAAAGTGATGGTTCGGAAACGGTTTCCGTTCCTTTAAATCAGGATTTCAAACACGGTCTGTTCGTGGTCATGAGTACAGATCGAACGTTCCACCTCTACCGCTGGGAGGACATCGCGGGACCAGAGTTGAAGCTTCGTCCGTAA
- the rpsG gene encoding 30S ribosomal protein S7, with product MRKAKPKKRYVLPDPKFKETLVTKFVNNLMYEGKKSTAYSIFYGALELVENRTKENGLEIFKKALNNVMPTVEVKSRRVGGATFQVPTEVRPDRKQSVGMKWLIKYARGRNEKTMVERLAGEIVAASKGEGAAVKKKDDTHRMAEANKAFSHFRV from the coding sequence ATGCGTAAGGCAAAACCAAAAAAACGCTACGTATTACCGGATCCTAAATTCAAGGAGACGCTCGTAACGAAATTTGTTAACAACCTCATGTACGAGGGCAAGAAATCTACCGCGTATTCAATTTTCTACGGTGCTCTAGAATTAGTCGAGAACCGCACGAAAGAAAACGGTCTGGAGATTTTCAAAAAAGCGTTGAACAACGTAATGCCTACGGTAGAAGTGAAAAGCCGCCGCGTGGGTGGTGCTACCTTCCAGGTTCCTACTGAAGTTCGTCCCGATCGTAAACAGTCTGTAGGCATGAAATGGCTGATTAAATACGCTCGTGGCCGTAACGAAAAGACCATGGTAGAACGTCTGGCTGGCGAAATCGTTGCTGCTTCCAAAGGCGAAGGTGCCGCGGTGAAGAAGAAAGACGATACGCACCGGATGGCAGAAGCCAACAAGGCTTTCTCTCACTTCCGCGTTTAG
- a CDS encoding right-handed parallel beta-helix repeat-containing protein, with amino-acid sequence MNKLCMAAGLAMALLTSCSKNSEDTQVTPAPTETSVTGNVEGIWKKGNTYKVTGHLQVPEGKSLTIEEGVTVLMSDSIVKPEILIRGNLYSLGTAENPVKFTVPDAWKTSANLFGNLWGGLIAGPASTELVLKNTILEYGGAVTTEESPSVKAQLYKAAAGEHVPVLYTSNTASKVVVTNSIIRNFNEDGFYLEGGKVLITNNTFHTTGVSGGEAINIKSGVQAEIAFNLIYSPNTNALKLSNGGDKTPQAYVIAYNNTIVNAGWRRPTIKGGSIWLEKTVRADVYNTLLVNDRFGIKRDKGAPEDTRSVIANNYYYGYTQTGVDQFQPSTEIVKGTNDILGTKAGDNDPKLVNYPLSTASLNATYSTSWDFHLQAGSPALGKGKTDFTRLYKSGLSVNGVTYTSPEPASYIGAFGTK; translated from the coding sequence ATGAACAAACTGTGTATGGCCGCTGGCCTCGCCATGGCTCTGTTAACCAGTTGTAGTAAAAATTCAGAAGACACGCAGGTAACGCCCGCTCCTACTGAAACCAGTGTAACGGGTAACGTAGAGGGAATCTGGAAAAAAGGGAATACCTACAAAGTGACGGGTCACCTGCAAGTTCCCGAAGGTAAATCCCTGACGATTGAAGAAGGCGTTACCGTTTTGATGAGCGATTCCATCGTGAAACCCGAGATCCTCATTCGGGGTAATCTATACAGCTTAGGTACCGCCGAAAACCCAGTAAAATTCACCGTACCCGATGCTTGGAAAACCTCCGCCAATCTATTCGGTAACCTCTGGGGTGGACTCATCGCCGGTCCTGCGAGTACGGAACTGGTGCTGAAAAATACGATTCTGGAATACGGTGGAGCCGTGACTACCGAAGAGTCACCTTCGGTGAAAGCTCAGTTGTACAAAGCGGCAGCGGGCGAACACGTCCCCGTCCTGTACACATCGAATACGGCTTCTAAAGTGGTCGTCACGAACAGCATTATTCGTAACTTCAACGAAGACGGCTTTTACTTGGAAGGTGGTAAAGTACTCATCACCAATAATACTTTCCACACGACGGGCGTTTCCGGCGGCGAAGCCATCAACATCAAATCGGGCGTACAGGCAGAAATCGCGTTTAACCTGATTTACAGTCCCAATACCAATGCCCTGAAACTTTCCAACGGGGGCGATAAAACACCGCAAGCATACGTAATCGCCTACAACAACACCATCGTGAACGCGGGCTGGAGACGACCCACGATTAAAGGCGGTTCGATCTGGCTGGAAAAAACGGTTCGGGCGGACGTGTACAATACCCTGCTTGTAAACGACCGTTTCGGCATTAAACGCGATAAGGGGGCTCCAGAAGATACGCGTTCGGTGATTGCCAACAATTACTACTACGGCTACACGCAAACAGGTGTCGATCAATTCCAGCCTTCGACGGAAATCGTAAAAGGTACGAACGACATTTTGGGTACGAAAGCGGGGGACAACGATCCGAAGCTGGTGAACTATCCGCTCTCCACGGCTAGCCTGAATGCTACCTACAGTACCTCCTGGGATTTCCACCTGCAAGCGGGCTCTCCGGCCCTGGGCAAAGGCAAAACTGACTTTACCCGTTTGTACAAAAGCGGTCTAAGCGTCAACGGCGTTACCTATACTTCCCCCGAACCAGCTTCCTACATCGGAGCCTTCGGTACGAAGTAA
- the rpsL gene encoding 30S ribosomal protein S12: MPTISQLVRKGRERVTWKSKSPALDACPQKRGVCTRVYTTTPKKPNSALRKVARVRLSHGKEVNAYIPGEGHNLQEHSIVLIRGGRVKDLPGVRYHIIRGALDTAGVKGRMQARSKYGAKRPKPGQAAAAPAKGKKK; encoded by the coding sequence ATGCCTACTATTTCACAATTAGTACGTAAGGGTCGTGAGCGAGTGACTTGGAAATCAAAGTCTCCTGCTTTGGACGCTTGCCCTCAAAAACGCGGTGTGTGTACGCGGGTGTACACCACGACGCCGAAGAAGCCTAACTCTGCTCTTCGTAAAGTAGCTCGTGTACGTTTGTCACATGGTAAAGAGGTGAATGCCTACATCCCAGGTGAAGGACACAACCTTCAGGAACACTCGATCGTACTGATCCGTGGTGGCCGGGTGAAAGACCTTCCAGGGGTACGTTACCACATCATCCGTGGTGCATTGGATACGGCTGGTGTTAAAGGTCGTATGCAAGCTCGTTCGAAATACGGTGCGAAACGCCCGAAACCCGGACAAGCAGCTGCCGCTCCCGCAAAAGGTAAGAAGAAGTAA
- a CDS encoding outer membrane protein assembly factor BamB family protein: MTRFPRWLLLLGLAIPFFNHTEPGTDYSEWNTYGGHADASRYSSLTQITPENVSKLQLAWEYHTGQPGQMQCQPIAINGTLYFTTANINVVAVEGATGKERWRTDLSEYWKGENAWAGTNRGVTYWKEDEDQRIFVSAGPNLFCLDARTGKPVESFGSQGKIDLQEDLDYDQKSFFIVSNTPGIIYKDVIIMGMRLSEGLDAAPGHIRAYDVRTGKRRWIFHTIPKAGEFGYDTWQDKRTLPFIGGVNNWAGMSLDEKRGIVYVPTGSATYDFYGGYRKGKNLFANCIIALDAATGKRIWHYQTVHHDLWDRDLPANPNLVTFQKDGKLVEAVAQITKHGFVFVLDRATGKPIYPIPEKSVPMTSELAGEQTWPTQPMPSWPEPFMRQAFHEKDIIDLSNEHHTEILQRFRTLKNGANTMWEPPSRQGGILFPGFDGGGEWGGAAFDPESQYLYVNANEMPWTVTMVENKPTGNAGQQLYASNCANCHGLDRKGNGSIPAIDQVEAKYKPSDLATLLKTGRGGMPSFNHLSESNRNELVAFLLKKRSEKKEVEAKTLALTPPYLMTGYSRFITKDGYPGIKPPWGTLNAIDLNTGKIAWKVPLGEYAALKAKGIPATGTENYGGPAVTAGGVLFIAATKDEKFRAFDKKTGRLLWETSLPAAGYATPCVYQVNGKQYVVIAAGGNKVGTKPGDSYLAFALP, from the coding sequence ATGACTCGCTTTCCCCGCTGGTTGCTCTTGCTCGGCCTGGCTATTCCTTTTTTTAACCATACGGAACCTGGTACGGATTATTCGGAATGGAATACCTACGGCGGTCATGCTGACGCTTCCCGGTATTCGTCCCTCACCCAGATTACCCCTGAAAACGTTTCCAAGCTTCAATTAGCCTGGGAGTATCATACAGGTCAGCCCGGACAGATGCAGTGCCAGCCCATTGCCATCAACGGTACGCTTTACTTTACTACGGCGAATATCAATGTCGTAGCGGTGGAAGGGGCGACGGGTAAGGAACGTTGGCGAACGGATCTTTCGGAGTACTGGAAAGGAGAAAACGCCTGGGCAGGAACTAACCGGGGCGTTACGTATTGGAAAGAGGATGAGGACCAACGCATTTTTGTTTCTGCCGGACCGAATCTGTTTTGTCTGGATGCCCGTACTGGAAAACCCGTGGAAAGCTTTGGCTCGCAGGGCAAGATCGATTTACAGGAAGATCTGGACTACGATCAGAAATCCTTCTTCATTGTTTCCAATACACCCGGCATTATTTATAAGGATGTGATCATTATGGGGATGCGACTGTCGGAAGGACTGGACGCGGCTCCTGGTCACATACGGGCTTATGATGTGCGTACAGGCAAGCGTCGCTGGATTTTCCATACCATCCCTAAAGCCGGTGAATTCGGTTACGATACCTGGCAGGACAAACGAACGCTTCCCTTCATCGGTGGCGTTAATAACTGGGCGGGCATGAGTCTGGACGAAAAGCGGGGCATCGTTTACGTCCCTACCGGCTCGGCTACGTATGATTTTTACGGCGGCTACCGGAAAGGCAAAAACCTCTTTGCTAACTGCATCATTGCTCTGGATGCCGCAACGGGTAAACGCATCTGGCATTACCAAACGGTACACCATGACCTCTGGGACCGGGACTTACCGGCCAATCCAAATCTAGTAACCTTTCAGAAAGACGGGAAGCTCGTGGAAGCCGTGGCTCAGATTACCAAGCACGGGTTTGTATTTGTGCTGGATCGGGCTACGGGAAAACCTATATACCCCATTCCGGAAAAGTCGGTACCGATGACCTCCGAACTGGCGGGTGAACAGACCTGGCCTACGCAACCCATGCCCAGTTGGCCCGAACCCTTCATGCGACAGGCATTTCACGAAAAAGACATCATCGATCTTTCGAACGAACACCATACGGAAATTCTACAACGCTTTCGTACGCTGAAAAACGGAGCGAATACGATGTGGGAGCCGCCGAGTCGGCAGGGAGGAATCTTGTTCCCCGGCTTCGATGGCGGTGGTGAATGGGGTGGGGCGGCTTTCGATCCGGAAAGTCAGTATCTCTACGTGAATGCCAATGAAATGCCCTGGACGGTCACCATGGTGGAAAATAAACCTACGGGCAATGCCGGGCAACAACTCTACGCCAGCAATTGTGCCAACTGCCACGGGCTGGACCGCAAAGGCAATGGCTCGATTCCGGCGATTGATCAGGTCGAAGCGAAGTACAAACCCAGCGATCTGGCCACTCTACTAAAAACGGGACGGGGCGGTATGCCTTCGTTTAATCATCTTTCCGAAAGCAATCGAAACGAATTAGTCGCTTTCCTCCTGAAAAAAAGGTCCGAGAAAAAAGAAGTCGAAGCAAAAACCTTGGCTTTAACCCCACCTTATCTGATGACGGGTTACAGTCGCTTCATTACGAAAGATGGGTATCCGGGTATCAAACCACCCTGGGGCACCCTAAACGCCATTGACCTCAATACGGGAAAGATTGCCTGGAAAGTACCGCTGGGTGAATACGCGGCTTTAAAAGCGAAGGGTATACCCGCTACGGGAACGGAAAACTACGGCGGGCCTGCGGTTACGGCGGGTGGCGTACTCTTCATTGCGGCTACGAAAGACGAGAAATTCCGGGCCTTCGACAAGAAGACAGGCCGACTGCTGTGGGAAACCTCCCTTCCCGCTGCCGGTTATGCGACGCCCTGCGTCTATCAGGTCAATGGCAAACAGTACGTAGTCATTGCGGCAGGCGGCAATAAAGTGGGTACTAAACCTGGCGATAGCTATCTGGCTTTTGCCCTACCTTGA